From Camelina sativa cultivar DH55 chromosome 20, Cs, whole genome shotgun sequence, the proteins below share one genomic window:
- the LOC104769616 gene encoding lipid transfer-like protein VAS translates to IKVIMEMKLFFAIAAALVLVVANLGMQTSGQSTSCLNQLAPCLNYLNGTKEVPQVCCNPLKAVIRNNPECLCRMISNRGSSQAERAGIDVNDAQMLPARCGEHVNPIACLTRSRGSTNSNRSSSNIGNTHSQSYWMTTLAISATVLSYFL, encoded by the exons attaaggtGATAATGGAGATGAAATTGTTCTTTGCCATCGCAGCTGCACTTGTTCTAGTTGTAGCCAACTTGGGGATGCAGACAAGTGGGCAGAGCACTTCATGCCTAAACCAGCTTGCTCCATGCCTCAATTACCTGAATGGGACTAAGGAAGTCCCTCAAGTCTGTTGCAACCCTCTCAAAGCGGTGATAAGGAACAATCCAGAGTGCTTGTGCCGGATGATTAGTAACCGAGGGAGTTCTCAAGCCGAGCGAGCTGGCATCGATGTCAATGATGCTCAAATGTTGCCTGCTCGATGTGGAGAACATGTTAATCCTATCGCCTGCTTAACTC GATCTCGAGGATCTACAAACTCAAACCGAAGCTCCTCTAATATTGGCAACACACATTCTCAGTCCTACTGGATGACAACATTAGCTATATCAGCCACCGTTTTgtcatattttctttaa
- the LOC104769617 gene encoding ethylene-responsive transcription factor LEP-like, which translates to MNTTSSKSKKKQEEAGTRFLGVRRRPWGRYAAEIRDPTTKERHWLGTFDTAEEAALAYDRAARSMRGTRARTNFVYSDMPPSSSVTSIVSPDDPPPPPPAPAPPSDDPVDYMMMFNQYSSTDSPMLQPHCDQVDGYMFGGSQSSTNSYCYSNDSSNELPPLPSDLSNSCYSQPQWTWSGDDYSAEYVHSPMFSRMPPVSDSLPQGFNHFGS; encoded by the coding sequence ATGAACACAACATCGTCaaagagcaagaagaagcaagaagaggCAGGTACAAGGTTTCTTGGGGTGAGAAGAAGGCCTTGGGGAAGATACGCGGCTGAGATTAGAGACCCAACTACGAAAGAGCGTCACTGGCTTGGCACTTTCGATACTGCCGAAGAAGCTGCCTTGGCCTACGATAGAGCCGCTCGGTCCATGCGTGGCACTCGTGCAAGAACCAACTTCGTCTACTCAGACATGCCTCCTTCCTCCTCCGTCACTTCCATTGTTTCTCCTgatgatcctcctcctcctcctccggctcCTGCTCCTCCTAGTGACGATCCCGTCGACTACATGATGATGTTTAACCAATATTCATCCACGGACTCGCCAATGCTGCAGCCTCATTGTGATCAAGTTGACGGTTACATGTTTGGCGGTTCTCAATCTTCTACTAATTCCTATTGTTATTCTAACGACAGTAGTAACGAGCTGCCTCCTTTGCCTAGTGACTTGTCGAATTCTTGTTACAGCCAACCACAGTGGACCTGGAGCGGCGATGACTACTCGGCTGAGTACGTCCACAGTCCAATGTTCAGCAGAATGCCTCCGGTTTCTGACTCTTTGCCTCAAGGTTTCAACCACTTCGGCTCCTAA